The following proteins come from a genomic window of Rattus norvegicus strain BN/NHsdMcwi chromosome 8, GRCr8, whole genome shotgun sequence:
- the Esyt3 gene encoding extended synaptotagmin-3 isoform X4 — MKGSTVPVATFIHLRTGHGGPGACSGQGCPHSWSSSLQISLGDVMKNRVVDEWFVLNDTTSGRLHLRLEWLSLLTDPEALENDSGLSTAILVVFLENACNLPRNPFDYLNGEYRAKKLSRFVKNKASRDPSSYVKLSVGKKTFTSKTCPHSKDPVWSQVFSFFVHSVAAEQLCLKVLDDELECALGVLEFPLCQILSCADLTLEQCFQLDHSGLDSLISMRLVLRFLRVGERELGSPYTGPDALKKGPLFVKKVDTNQGCKAPTLKEDLTDVTSILNPASYIKGASKSTDNISVATKAPEPKPEPQETGLEPKGKDGATGLCESLGRKKNPATTFLTVPGPHSPGPIKSPRPMSRPAFPFAWPLTRVAPSMSSLNSLASSCFDLTDVSFNTESGDCRLRRLGEIQLTVRYVCLRHCLRVLVNGCRNLTPCTSSGADPYVRIYLLPERRWASRKKTSVKQKTLEPLFDETFEFFVPMGEVQKRSLDVAVKNSRPLGSHRRKELGKVLIDLSKQDLIKGFSQWYELTPDGQPRS; from the exons ATGAAAGGGAGTACTGTCCCAGTGGCCACATTCATTCACCTGAGAACGGGCCACGGTGGCCCCGGGGCCTGCTCTGGACAGGGCTGTCCTCACTCTTGGTCTTCCAGCCTGCAGATCAGCCTTGGAGATGTCATGAAGAACAGAGTGGTGGATGAG TGGTTTGTCCTGAATGACACGACCAGTGGGAGGCTGCACCTGAGGCTGGAGTGGCTCTCACTACTCACTGACCCAGAAGCGCTGGAG AACGATAGTGGCCTCTCCACTGCCATCCTCGTGGTCTTCTTAGAAAATGCCTGCAACCTGCCG AGAAACCCTTTTGACTATCTGAACGGTGAATATCGAGCCAAAAAACTCTCCAGGTTTGTCAAA AATAAGGCCAGCAGAGACCCTTCCTCATATGTCAAGCTATCTGTGGGCAAGAAGACCTTTACCAGTAAG ACCTGTCCCCACAGCAAGGACCCCGTGTGGAGCCAGGTGTTCTCCTTCTTTGTGCACAGCGTGGCGGCTGAGCAGCTCTGCCTCAAG GTGCTGGATGATGAGCTGGAGTGTGCTCTGGGGGTGCTGGAGTTTCCCCTGTGCCAGATCCTCTCCTGTGCTGACCTCACCCTTGAACAGTGCTTCCAGCTGGATCACTCAGGCCTGGACAGCCTCATCTCCATGAGGCTGGTGCTTCGG TTCTTACGTGTGGGGGAACGAGAGCTAGGAAGCCCATACACCGGACCCGATGCTCTAAAAAAAGGTCCTCTGTTCGTCAAGAAGGTGGACACCAACCAGGGTTGTAAAGCCCCAACCCTGAAAGAAGACCTTACAGATGTGACAAGCATCTTGAACCCTGCCTCTTACATCAAGGGAGCCTCCAAGAGCACTGATAACATCAGTGTGGCCACCAAAGCCCCAGAACCTAAGCCTGAGCCCCAGGAGACAGGCCTGGAGCCCAAAGGCAAGGACGGTGCCACAGGGCTCTGTGAGTccctgggaaggaagaagaaccCAGCTACTACCTTCCTGACTGTCCCAGGCCCGCACTCGCCAGGGCCTATCAAGTCACCCAGACCCATGAGCCGCCCTGCCTTTCCATTCGCATGGCCACTCACGAGGGTGGCTCCCAGCATGTCCTCACTCAACTCCCTGGCCTCTTCCTGCTTTGACTTGACAGATGTCAGCTTCAACACTGA atCTGGGGACTGCAGGCTGCGACGGCTGGGTGAGATTCAGCTCACAGTGCGCTATGTGTGTCTTCGACACTGTCTCAGGGTGCTAGTCAACGGCTGCAG AAACTTGACACCCTGCACCAGCAGTGGCGCTGATCCCTATGTCCGCATCTACCTGTTGCCAGAGAGGAGATGGGCGAGTCGGAAGAAGACCTCGGTAAAGCAGAAGACCCTGGAACCCCTATTCGATGAGAC GTTTGAATTTTTTGTTCCCATGGGAGAAGTACAGAAGAGGTCACTGGATGTTGCAGTGAAAAACAGTAGACCTCTCGGCTCACACAGAAGGAAGGAGCTGGGGAAA GTGCTGATTGACTTATCAAAACAGGATCTGATTAAGGGCTTTTCACAGTG GTATGAACTGACTCCAGACGGACAGCCCAGAAGCTGA